The proteins below are encoded in one region of Rhodopirellula halodulae:
- a CDS encoding sulfatase family protein — MAWLSLLFVCGLVGIDSGFGLSAFGTEPDRPKPNIVFLFADDQCTYSLGCYGNPDVQTPNMDQLAREGVLFDNHYNTTAICMASRANVFTGMVEYKTGCNFGHGNMRKDVWQKSYPVLLRKAGYLTAFAGKFGIVVDGKGLCEDDFDFWGGGPGQTNYATAKNKSMRKYAQKYPHSTLSYAAFGQDVIREAAEKNQPFCLSISFKAPHKPATPDPRFDAVYAGKKFTKPANFGREFAAHLSPQSKLGRQYPRFTEWLYDSDYDGEMAKYHQQVHGIDVALGMIREELQRQGIADNTVVIYTSDNGYICGAHGYGSKVLPMEESSRAPLMIYDPRSPLNGKQIRCQRLTGNIDFMPTMLELAGVEIPQEVDGKSLLGLLHEPERGGHQQLPFINVFGPLPTHSLSCVTREYKYTYWWYGDDEIQPVEELFDTENDPLELVNLATDPKSAELLQSMRKRYDRELAKWRQHAVSYNDYERYGRLFDRNVPLSEKQSLISR; from the coding sequence ATGGCTTGGTTGAGCTTGCTCTTTGTTTGTGGGCTCGTTGGAATCGATTCAGGGTTTGGATTGTCCGCGTTTGGGACAGAGCCAGACAGACCAAAGCCAAACATTGTTTTCTTGTTTGCTGACGATCAGTGCACCTACTCGCTGGGTTGCTACGGCAATCCAGACGTCCAAACGCCCAACATGGACCAACTCGCTCGCGAGGGTGTGTTGTTTGACAACCACTACAACACGACCGCGATTTGCATGGCGAGCCGTGCCAACGTCTTCACCGGGATGGTGGAATACAAGACCGGGTGCAACTTCGGTCACGGAAACATGCGCAAGGATGTGTGGCAGAAGTCGTATCCAGTCTTGTTGAGAAAGGCTGGCTACCTGACCGCATTCGCGGGGAAATTTGGGATCGTGGTCGACGGCAAAGGCTTGTGTGAGGACGACTTCGATTTCTGGGGCGGTGGACCGGGACAAACCAACTACGCCACCGCGAAAAATAAGTCGATGCGGAAGTATGCGCAGAAGTATCCGCACTCGACGCTTTCTTACGCGGCGTTTGGGCAAGACGTGATTCGCGAAGCTGCCGAGAAGAATCAACCGTTTTGTTTATCGATTAGCTTCAAAGCACCTCACAAGCCGGCAACGCCGGATCCACGGTTCGACGCCGTCTATGCCGGGAAGAAGTTCACCAAGCCGGCCAACTTCGGACGAGAGTTTGCAGCACACCTATCACCACAGAGCAAGCTCGGTCGGCAATACCCACGGTTCACGGAGTGGCTTTACGATTCCGATTACGACGGAGAAATGGCCAAGTACCATCAACAGGTCCACGGGATTGATGTGGCACTTGGGATGATTCGCGAAGAGTTGCAACGGCAGGGCATCGCCGACAACACGGTTGTGATTTACACCAGCGACAACGGTTACATTTGCGGGGCCCATGGCTATGGATCCAAAGTCTTGCCGATGGAAGAATCATCCCGAGCCCCGTTGATGATCTACGACCCTCGGAGTCCTCTCAATGGAAAGCAGATTCGCTGTCAGCGTTTGACGGGCAACATTGACTTCATGCCAACCATGTTGGAGTTGGCTGGCGTTGAGATTCCGCAAGAAGTGGATGGCAAGAGCCTGCTTGGTTTGCTGCATGAACCCGAGCGAGGTGGCCATCAACAGTTGCCATTCATCAACGTGTTTGGCCCGCTGCCCACTCACAGCCTGAGCTGCGTGACCCGCGAGTACAAATACACCTATTGGTGGTACGGCGACGATGAGATTCAGCCGGTGGAAGAGCTTTTTGATACCGAGAACGACCCGCTTGAATTGGTCAACTTAGCGACGGATCCAAAGTCAGCCGAATTGCTTCAGTCCATGCGGAAACGCTACGACCGCGAACTTGCAAAGTGGAGGCAACATGCCGTGTCCTACAATGACTACGAACGCTACGGAAGGCTGTTTGACCGAAACGTTCCGCTGTCAGAAAAGCAGTCGTTGATCAGCCGCTGA
- a CDS encoding PVC-type heme-binding CxxCH protein — MRHPLVSFFAIGRAASCTGWLLMAFAVGLMNAQPNASAQTPFEFQTNDVVAIYGNGLADRMQHDPWVEAVLQTKLNDKNVRFRNMSFSGDMVNQRPRNKGFTNDTEYLQHVAPDVVWVMYGYNESHAGPDGASAYTDELVKLVSKYRALRKDAGVDARFVLFSPIAYEYTGNRHLPDGGELNKNLAAFTEATKQAAELSDATFVDLFTPTLERYEETDEPLTLNGIHLNADGYRELADIIAKRLLGDAETDDETLQAVYEAVEDKNWHWHNRYRATDGNDIWGSRSTLSFVDGQTNADVLVHELKMLDAMTANRDEVIWAAANGRSAKPDDSNVPAPVEVKTNVGGGSKSSSAAKEGSTDYLSPEKSLEKIQVPDGFELNLFASEDMFPDLANPVQLQVDTKGRLWAASWNSYPKWHPGDELKDSLMIFEDTDRDGIADKRKIFAHVHNPLGFEFWGGGVLVTSGPDLLFLKDTDGDDRADVRYPILQGLGTSDTHHAANNLIYGPDGGVYWQSGIFLVHNHETPWKQNLNTGGSGMYRFDPRTFAITPIAANSPNPHGISFDRWGYLYANDGTGGRSYQVRPNAKGFQMHSLLAKEFRPVPANAIMSSTHFPEDMQQDFLILNVIGFLGIKQYDLDRGDGGNRPYGHVWGTPQQEILNGEDRNFRPSDAIVGEDGALYVADWHNMIIGHMQHNIRDPSRDHNHGRILRLTVKDRPLQDPVAIDGQTIDSLLENLKHPVDGVRQRTHVELSERDSDEVIAAVQRWAKGFDPNDEEEAHHLLEALWVHQQHNVENHELLNQLLESDVPHAAVAAKTVKHFWTSFDTRMAVNFAGNPESHIVSYRAPRSLEKQYHNAYKRGSEIFQRESHCATCHQTNGLGNGAVYPPLVDSPWVTGSEERLIKLALHGMWGKMQVGGKVFDPARGVPPMTAFRDLLDDRELADLLTFVRNTWGNKASPIDAKLVAKVRAETSGRTTFWKPEELESLHPLEKELMSKADLQEPELINNVELEKALLAESPEKLAAVALDNGKVRRGKQLFYNSAASCFACHDPPGNAPKLGPDLNKITKSMTPADWVNAVLYPSKAIDKEFAQVKVLTEDGRIMMGIRVSDTEEGIQLRSVADPKPVLISDDSIEDVVESDVSIMPEGLVRSLKSRQEFDDLMKYLISLTPTEKSDSK, encoded by the coding sequence ATGCGACATCCGCTTGTCAGCTTCTTTGCTATTGGTCGAGCCGCTTCCTGCACAGGTTGGCTATTGATGGCGTTTGCCGTCGGTTTGATGAATGCTCAACCGAACGCGTCTGCTCAAACGCCCTTTGAGTTTCAAACAAACGACGTCGTCGCCATCTATGGCAATGGATTGGCTGATCGAATGCAGCATGATCCCTGGGTGGAAGCGGTCTTGCAGACGAAGCTCAACGACAAAAACGTTCGTTTTCGCAACATGAGCTTTTCCGGCGACATGGTGAATCAGCGTCCTCGAAACAAGGGCTTCACGAACGACACCGAATACCTTCAACACGTTGCTCCGGACGTTGTTTGGGTGATGTATGGGTACAACGAATCACATGCGGGCCCCGATGGTGCTTCGGCCTACACCGATGAATTGGTCAAGTTGGTGAGCAAGTACCGTGCTTTGCGAAAAGACGCGGGGGTGGATGCAAGGTTCGTTTTGTTCAGCCCCATCGCCTATGAGTACACCGGCAATCGGCATCTGCCGGACGGAGGGGAATTGAACAAGAACCTGGCGGCGTTCACGGAGGCAACGAAGCAAGCTGCGGAACTTTCAGACGCCACCTTCGTTGATTTGTTCACGCCCACGTTGGAACGATACGAGGAAACCGATGAACCATTGACTCTCAATGGGATCCACCTCAACGCAGACGGCTATCGCGAGTTGGCGGACATTATCGCGAAACGATTGTTGGGCGACGCCGAAACCGATGACGAGACGCTACAGGCGGTTTATGAAGCCGTCGAAGACAAGAACTGGCACTGGCACAACCGCTATCGTGCAACGGATGGCAACGACATTTGGGGTTCACGTTCCACTCTCAGTTTTGTTGATGGGCAAACCAATGCAGATGTGTTGGTGCACGAACTGAAAATGTTGGACGCGATGACCGCCAATCGCGATGAAGTGATTTGGGCGGCAGCCAATGGCCGTTCCGCCAAGCCGGATGACTCCAACGTTCCTGCACCCGTCGAAGTGAAGACCAACGTGGGCGGTGGAAGCAAAAGTTCCAGTGCCGCGAAAGAAGGCAGCACTGACTATTTGAGTCCAGAGAAAAGCCTTGAGAAAATCCAGGTGCCAGATGGGTTTGAATTGAATCTCTTTGCTTCCGAAGACATGTTTCCTGACTTGGCCAACCCGGTCCAGCTTCAAGTGGACACGAAAGGACGCCTTTGGGCTGCGAGTTGGAACTCTTATCCCAAGTGGCATCCCGGCGACGAGCTAAAAGACAGCCTGATGATCTTCGAAGATACTGACCGGGACGGTATCGCGGACAAACGAAAGATCTTCGCGCACGTCCACAATCCGCTGGGGTTCGAATTCTGGGGCGGCGGTGTCTTGGTGACATCGGGGCCGGACCTGCTGTTTCTCAAGGACACCGATGGCGATGACCGCGCCGACGTGCGCTATCCCATTTTGCAAGGTCTGGGGACTTCGGACACGCACCATGCCGCCAACAATCTGATTTATGGTCCCGACGGTGGTGTCTATTGGCAGAGCGGGATCTTTCTGGTGCACAACCACGAAACTCCGTGGAAGCAAAACCTCAACACGGGTGGATCGGGGATGTACCGGTTCGATCCTCGGACGTTTGCCATCACGCCGATTGCAGCGAACAGTCCCAACCCGCACGGGATCAGCTTTGATCGGTGGGGGTATCTCTACGCCAACGATGGAACCGGAGGACGTTCGTACCAAGTTCGTCCGAATGCAAAGGGGTTCCAGATGCACTCGTTGCTGGCCAAGGAGTTTCGTCCTGTTCCAGCCAACGCGATCATGTCTTCGACTCACTTTCCTGAGGACATGCAACAGGACTTCTTGATCCTGAACGTGATTGGGTTCTTGGGCATCAAGCAGTACGACTTGGATCGAGGCGACGGGGGCAACCGTCCGTACGGCCATGTTTGGGGAACGCCTCAGCAGGAGATCCTCAATGGCGAAGATCGAAACTTTCGCCCCAGCGATGCAATCGTGGGTGAGGACGGTGCTTTGTATGTCGCCGATTGGCACAACATGATCATCGGGCACATGCAGCACAACATTCGTGACCCGAGTCGAGACCACAACCACGGACGCATCTTGCGTTTGACGGTCAAGGATCGTCCGCTGCAGGATCCCGTTGCCATCGATGGACAAACGATCGATTCGCTATTGGAAAATCTCAAGCATCCGGTCGACGGGGTGCGCCAGCGGACTCATGTGGAGCTGAGTGAGCGTGATTCGGACGAAGTGATCGCCGCGGTCCAGCGATGGGCGAAGGGATTCGATCCCAACGACGAAGAAGAGGCTCATCACTTGTTGGAAGCATTGTGGGTGCATCAACAACACAACGTCGAGAATCATGAACTGCTGAATCAATTGCTGGAGTCCGACGTTCCTCACGCCGCGGTCGCCGCCAAGACGGTGAAGCATTTTTGGACGTCGTTTGACACTCGAATGGCGGTCAATTTTGCCGGCAACCCCGAATCACACATCGTCAGCTACCGTGCGCCGCGTTCGCTTGAGAAACAGTATCACAATGCTTACAAACGCGGTTCCGAGATCTTTCAACGTGAGTCTCACTGTGCCACCTGCCATCAAACCAACGGTTTGGGAAATGGTGCTGTTTATCCACCGTTGGTCGACAGCCCATGGGTAACCGGCAGCGAAGAACGTTTGATCAAGTTGGCTCTGCATGGCATGTGGGGAAAGATGCAGGTGGGTGGAAAAGTGTTCGACCCCGCTCGCGGTGTCCCGCCCATGACGGCTTTTCGCGATTTGCTGGACGATCGCGAATTGGCGGATCTGTTGACGTTTGTTCGGAATACTTGGGGAAACAAAGCATCACCCATCGACGCGAAATTGGTCGCCAAGGTGCGTGCGGAGACTTCCGGGCGAACGACGTTTTGGAAGCCGGAGGAATTGGAGTCGCTTCATCCTCTGGAGAAAGAACTGATGTCCAAAGCGGATTTGCAAGAGCCTGAGCTGATCAACAACGTCGAGCTTGAAAAGGCGTTGTTGGCTGAGTCACCCGAGAAATTGGCTGCCGTTGCTTTGGACAACGGGAAGGTCCGGCGTGGCAAGCAACTGTTCTACAACTCGGCAGCTTCGTGCTTTGCCTGTCACGATCCGCCTGGGAATGCTCCCAAATTGGGACCGGACTTGAACAAAATCACCAAGTCGATGACGCCTGCTGATTGGGTGAACGCGGTTCTGTACCCGTCCAAAGCCATCGACAAGGAATTCGCGCAGGTCAAAGTGCTGACGGAAGATGGGCGAATCATGATGGGGATTCGAGTGTCAGATACCGAGGAGGGAATCCAGCTTCGAAGCGTCGCTGATCCGAAGCCGGTGTTGATTTCCGACGACAGCATTGAAGACGTGGTGGAATCCGATGTTTCGATCATGCCGGAGGGTTTGGTGAGATCGCTGAAGAGTCGTCAGGAGTTTGATGACTTGATGAAGTACCTCATCAGCCTAACGCCAACCGAGAAATCGGATTCGAAATGA
- a CDS encoding outer membrane protein assembly factor BamB family protein yields the protein MIRCLKRSWCTLGLAGTFLAMPLSVQAEDWSRFRGPNGSGVSQDGGSLPGKWSPNANVAWKTQLPGAGVSSPIVVGDRVFVTAYSGYGLDRQDPGDIKNLVRHLVCVDLSSGEVLWQKDVPAAQPEDPYTGIGVTAHGYASHTPVSDGQRVYAYFGKSGLHAFDLDGNTLWNVELGNESDPWKWGSSSSPIVYEDKVIVTASAESQSVVAVNKDNGEVVWRQEAEGLDGMWGTPAIAKIDDGRSDLVMSVAKEVWGLDPATGKLRWYAATSGAEQAHSSAIVDGNQVFAFTGRGGGSAAVEAGGTGDVTDSKIAWTGRDSARFGSPVFDGEHLYLVAGGVLAVIDAKTGDKVDQLRLEGATRGGGMGSQDYGSPIIADGKLIYVNGTGQAFVYQLGEEAELLSVNRFTSDAESFGGSPAVSQGKLLVRSNKNLYCVTDEGETVDPADNQLAASEAPEGRGFGGPGGRGGFGNRGGPRGGEGGPRAGGPRGGGRGEGGRGGFGGGRGGRGGFGGGEREDTRPDRPQRPESDF from the coding sequence ATGATTCGATGTTTAAAACGAAGTTGGTGCACCTTGGGATTGGCTGGAACCTTCCTTGCGATGCCGCTGAGCGTGCAGGCGGAAGATTGGAGCCGGTTCCGCGGACCCAATGGTTCTGGGGTGAGCCAAGATGGTGGTTCGCTACCTGGAAAGTGGTCACCCAATGCGAATGTGGCTTGGAAGACCCAACTGCCCGGTGCCGGTGTTTCCAGTCCCATCGTGGTCGGTGATCGCGTTTTTGTGACCGCCTATTCCGGATACGGTTTGGATCGACAGGATCCAGGTGACATCAAAAATTTAGTTCGGCACTTGGTTTGTGTTGATTTGTCCAGCGGTGAGGTACTGTGGCAAAAGGATGTGCCGGCCGCACAGCCTGAAGATCCTTACACGGGAATTGGTGTGACCGCCCATGGCTACGCGTCTCATACGCCCGTCAGCGATGGCCAGCGAGTGTATGCCTACTTCGGTAAAAGTGGATTGCATGCCTTTGATCTGGATGGCAACACGCTTTGGAACGTCGAGCTGGGGAACGAATCGGATCCTTGGAAATGGGGCTCCTCATCCAGTCCCATCGTTTACGAAGACAAGGTGATCGTGACCGCATCGGCGGAGAGTCAGTCCGTTGTCGCGGTGAACAAAGACAACGGCGAAGTGGTTTGGCGTCAGGAAGCAGAAGGTTTGGATGGCATGTGGGGAACTCCCGCGATAGCAAAGATCGATGACGGACGCAGTGATTTGGTGATGAGCGTTGCCAAAGAGGTTTGGGGCCTCGACCCCGCAACGGGAAAACTTCGTTGGTATGCAGCGACCTCGGGTGCGGAACAAGCACACTCCAGTGCGATCGTCGACGGGAATCAAGTGTTTGCGTTCACCGGTCGCGGTGGTGGAAGTGCCGCAGTCGAAGCAGGCGGAACGGGTGATGTCACCGACTCGAAAATTGCCTGGACCGGTCGCGACTCCGCTCGCTTCGGTTCGCCGGTGTTCGATGGCGAGCATCTTTATTTAGTTGCGGGAGGCGTGTTGGCCGTGATCGATGCCAAGACCGGCGACAAAGTTGACCAGCTGCGATTGGAAGGTGCGACGCGTGGGGGCGGCATGGGCTCGCAAGATTACGGTTCGCCAATCATTGCTGATGGCAAGCTGATCTATGTCAACGGAACCGGACAAGCCTTTGTTTATCAATTGGGCGAAGAGGCGGAACTGCTGAGTGTGAACCGATTCACATCCGATGCAGAATCATTCGGCGGCAGCCCCGCAGTTTCCCAAGGGAAACTGTTGGTTCGTAGCAACAAGAACCTGTACTGCGTGACGGACGAAGGCGAAACCGTTGACCCCGCTGACAATCAGCTTGCTGCAAGCGAGGCTCCTGAGGGGCGCGGTTTCGGCGGTCCCGGAGGCCGAGGTGGATTTGGCAATCGCGGAGGTCCGCGCGGCGGTGAAGGCGGGCCGCGTGCGGGAGGTCCACGTGGCGGTGGACGCGGCGAAGGCGGAAGAGGAGGCTTTGGTGGTGGTCGCGGCGGCCGCGGTGGTTTTGGTGGCGGCGAGCGTGAGGACACGCGGCCGGACCGACCTCAACGTCCCGAGTCGGATTTCTGA
- a CDS encoding LamG domain-containing protein has protein sequence MNPRFATTLTLAIAATLHVAPAFENLASATGAEQNRAVVKDLPGLVAFWDFSLRETDGSGRFIAHVPPGTDHNYALDAANYVREYWGEGREATYDDFPQLSSGPFNAAIRIRKESDPNFRPFLCVPRSRLHDTPLDIKGEDQSVTVVVWAIRESGNHALAGIWHEGTDLKQSSTATIKKVERGQRQYALFAGLNQPGSACGHVSENGASSFLNKYALHKCNSLGRSPTISADAPAEQLAASWQCLAMTFNHQTNELTGWLNGIAGDRWLKNPASAGLISYARNAYLQGHYARTPGLQPGEDINFPSSQTYNPPEDTALEVETVSDSENERIEKRRYRYTEILVTLTKDSSGEFVETDRDLVGLSLNPWWYPHGIYSPGNAEEGGPFTIGRVIHSSRSVGFTGWIGGVSVFNRALSAEELKALSELRH, from the coding sequence ATGAATCCTCGTTTCGCAACGACGTTGACGCTCGCCATCGCAGCAACCCTGCACGTCGCGCCAGCATTTGAAAATCTGGCTTCCGCAACCGGCGCGGAGCAAAACCGGGCGGTTGTAAAAGACCTCCCGGGCCTCGTGGCTTTTTGGGACTTCTCCCTGCGAGAAACCGATGGCTCGGGGCGGTTCATCGCGCACGTCCCACCGGGGACCGATCACAACTACGCACTCGATGCTGCCAACTACGTTCGCGAATATTGGGGCGAGGGACGCGAGGCCACATACGATGACTTTCCGCAATTGAGTAGCGGGCCCTTCAACGCAGCCATTCGCATTCGCAAAGAAAGTGATCCGAACTTTCGACCGTTTCTCTGCGTGCCCCGATCGCGTCTTCATGACACACCGCTCGACATCAAAGGCGAGGACCAATCCGTCACGGTAGTCGTCTGGGCCATCCGCGAAAGCGGCAATCATGCTTTGGCAGGGATCTGGCATGAAGGAACAGACCTCAAGCAATCTTCCACCGCAACCATCAAAAAAGTCGAACGAGGTCAACGTCAGTACGCTCTCTTCGCGGGACTCAACCAACCAGGCAGCGCCTGCGGGCATGTCTCCGAAAACGGTGCGAGCTCTTTCCTCAACAAATACGCACTGCACAAATGCAATTCACTGGGACGATCCCCCACCATTTCCGCGGATGCTCCTGCGGAACAACTCGCCGCGTCCTGGCAGTGTCTCGCGATGACGTTCAATCACCAAACCAACGAACTGACGGGCTGGTTGAATGGCATCGCGGGAGACCGCTGGCTCAAAAACCCCGCTTCGGCTGGCCTAATCTCGTACGCACGCAATGCCTATCTCCAGGGACATTACGCGCGTACACCAGGGTTGCAACCCGGCGAAGACATCAACTTTCCTTCATCCCAAACCTACAATCCGCCAGAAGACACGGCATTGGAGGTCGAGACGGTTTCGGATAGCGAGAACGAACGCATCGAGAAACGCCGCTACCGCTACACCGAAATCCTGGTCACCCTGACCAAAGACTCATCGGGCGAATTCGTGGAAACCGATCGTGATCTGGTGGGACTGAGCTTGAACCCCTGGTGGTATCCGCATGGCATTTATTCGCCGGGCAATGCCGAAGAAGGCGGCCCCTTCACGATCGGCCGTGTGATTCACAGTAGTCGCAGCGTGGGATTCACCGGATGGATTGGTGGCGTCAGCGTGTTCAATCGTGCGTTGTCAGCCGAAGAACTGAAAGCCTTGTCGGAACTACGGCACTGA
- the ltnD gene encoding L-threonate dehydrogenase, translated as MTTTKERSKQASATSITKIAAIGLGAMGYGMASSCLRAGHSVWGIDLAVDPMQRFRALGGESTELSDVARELDIVIVSVLNANQTESVLFGDAGIVSRLAPGTVVVACATVAPDFARAMERRCDEAGVLYLDAPISGGSVKAANGQLSIMAGGSDSAFEKAAPALDAMAETVFRFGAVGAGSAMKAVNQMLAGVHIAAMAEAMTFGMTQGVTPETFLKVIPECAGTSWMLENRGPHVAAGDYTPHSQINIWPKDLGIVSDIAREAKFSAPLTAAALQQFLAAAGMGLGAEDDAAIAKVYARNVGMTLPGEESSGQKTPGEE; from the coding sequence ATGACTACTACGAAAGAACGATCCAAGCAAGCATCGGCTACTTCCATCACCAAGATTGCTGCGATTGGATTGGGGGCGATGGGTTACGGCATGGCGTCGTCTTGTTTACGCGCTGGCCATTCGGTTTGGGGGATCGACCTTGCGGTGGATCCCATGCAGCGTTTTCGTGCGCTGGGCGGCGAGTCAACGGAACTGAGCGACGTCGCGAGGGAACTGGACATTGTGATTGTCTCGGTCCTGAACGCGAACCAGACTGAGTCTGTTTTGTTTGGTGATGCGGGGATTGTCTCGCGTTTGGCACCGGGCACCGTGGTGGTCGCCTGCGCAACGGTGGCTCCCGATTTCGCGCGTGCGATGGAACGTCGATGCGATGAGGCGGGGGTGTTGTATTTGGACGCGCCAATCTCAGGTGGTTCAGTCAAAGCCGCCAATGGCCAACTGTCGATCATGGCCGGTGGTTCCGACTCCGCATTTGAAAAGGCTGCACCGGCACTGGATGCGATGGCGGAGACGGTGTTTCGGTTCGGGGCAGTCGGCGCTGGTTCCGCGATGAAAGCGGTCAATCAAATGTTGGCGGGCGTTCACATCGCGGCCATGGCGGAGGCGATGACGTTTGGCATGACCCAAGGCGTGACACCGGAAACCTTTTTGAAGGTAATCCCTGAGTGTGCGGGCACCAGTTGGATGTTGGAGAACCGAGGACCGCATGTTGCCGCGGGTGATTACACGCCACACAGCCAGATCAACATTTGGCCGAAGGATTTGGGGATCGTTTCTGACATTGCTCGCGAAGCTAAGTTCAGTGCACCGCTGACGGCCGCCGCCCTGCAGCAATTTCTCGCGGCTGCGGGGATGGGATTGGGGGCGGAAGACGATGCCGCTATCGCGAAAGTTTACGCTCGCAACGTGGGAATGACGTTGCCCGGTGAAGAATCGTCAGGGCAGAAAACGCCGGGGGAAGAGTGA
- a CDS encoding AraC family transcriptional regulator: MPKAHRPRHVGILVETDDSWGRNVVDAVCRFAQSNGWTVLIAPRDSQGRLRLPKVWKGDGIIASLRTTSSVQHVKNWRLPVVDVGIMVPKYDWLARVATDDTARGKMAFEHLRDRGLTHFACYAPPIGRYSDIRSEAFAAAVHAGGHECAMYEATPDDAAGWLTNYSNVRRWLATLPRPLGIFAADPYPARQLIEICSFDSIRIPDEVAVLSGDDDELLCNVASPQISAVELASHRLGETAAGMLARIMNGSPVPKRPKLIAPLRVRERHSTDILAMADDEIAEILRFIRDRASMGITVSDLLRAFPISRRRLEQRFRAELDRSPAEEIRRVRMAYVSRLLLDSDKAVSAVAAEAGFSTGASLSQAFRQHFGTTPGEYRKQNRAT, translated from the coding sequence ATGCCCAAGGCTCACCGTCCACGACATGTTGGAATTCTGGTGGAGACGGATGATTCCTGGGGTCGCAACGTTGTCGATGCGGTTTGTCGTTTCGCTCAATCCAACGGTTGGACGGTGCTCATTGCTCCTCGCGATTCACAGGGCCGTCTGCGTTTGCCAAAGGTCTGGAAAGGCGACGGCATCATCGCTTCGCTCCGCACCACTTCGTCCGTTCAACACGTCAAGAATTGGCGACTTCCAGTGGTGGATGTTGGCATCATGGTTCCCAAATACGATTGGCTGGCTCGCGTCGCAACGGACGACACGGCTCGCGGCAAGATGGCGTTCGAACATCTTCGCGATCGCGGATTGACTCATTTCGCATGCTACGCACCTCCCATCGGTCGTTACTCGGACATCCGATCCGAAGCATTCGCCGCAGCCGTCCACGCGGGTGGTCACGAATGCGCGATGTATGAAGCAACGCCGGATGACGCCGCCGGTTGGCTGACGAATTACTCCAACGTGCGTCGCTGGCTCGCTACCTTGCCACGTCCCTTGGGAATCTTCGCAGCGGATCCGTATCCGGCGCGTCAGCTCATCGAAATCTGCTCCTTTGATTCCATCCGCATCCCCGATGAAGTCGCAGTGTTATCCGGTGACGACGACGAGTTGCTATGTAATGTGGCTTCTCCCCAAATCTCCGCCGTTGAACTGGCAAGTCATCGTCTGGGAGAAACCGCCGCTGGCATGCTGGCCCGCATCATGAACGGATCCCCGGTTCCCAAACGCCCCAAACTGATCGCACCGCTTCGCGTCCGGGAACGACATTCGACGGACATTCTCGCGATGGCGGACGACGAGATTGCCGAGATCCTTCGTTTCATTCGTGACCGAGCATCCATGGGCATCACGGTGTCCGACCTTCTGCGAGCCTTTCCGATTTCGCGGCGTCGATTGGAACAACGTTTCCGGGCCGAACTCGATCGTAGCCCCGCGGAAGAGATTCGCCGGGTTCGAATGGCGTATGTCAGTCGTCTGCTGTTGGACTCGGACAAGGCGGTTTCCGCCGTTGCTGCAGAGGCTGGCTTTTCCACGGGTGCATCTCTGTCACAAGCCTTCCGACAACACTTTGGCACGACACCCGGCGAGTACCGCAAGCAAAACCGAGCCACCTAA